Proteins encoded by one window of Halobaculum halobium:
- a CDS encoding DEAD/DEAH box helicase: protein MSEQLPQVETLFLHERDGDDEFTVVVERDGSRVLHGVLELKEASAGPRPRRFRVTQKGGEEPRQPDQFVELARNARRIRISEQTTARARDRLTAMLDAYQIDAKQVRTCRYCANAGRYSPVTSDTAVKADRDWICPDCAKRELERELSYKGQFTGNAQERLEDLLFEVQDLERITNLLQGNLDPDLTKFDTISATTDEIDPVPTDSLNLHPALQERVEGRFDELLPVQSLSVENGLFDGDDQLVVSATATGKTLVGELAGVDNALNGKGKLLFLVPLVALANQKHEDFEERYGDVLDVTIRVGASRINDDGNRFDPNADVIVGTYEGIDHALRTGKDMGDIGTVVIDEVHTLKEERRGHRLDGMISRLKHYSENRGSSAQWVYLSATVGNPEFLAERLRATLIEFEERPVPIERHVTFADQREKVDIEQKLVKREFDTKSSKGYRGQTIIFTNSRRRCHEISRKLEYDSAPYHAGLDYKRRKTVERKFGNQDLAAVVTTAALAAGVDFPASQVIFDTLAMGIEWLSVQEFEQMLGRAGRPDYHDEGTVYVLVEPDASYHSSMEGTEDETAFKLLKGEMEDVTTVYDTASAAEETLANVVVAGTGAKKLNDRMIGEVPTTHAVGKLLEWEFIDGLAPTPLGRAVAEHFLAPDDAFRILDGIRKDHHPYEIIGDMELADEEL from the coding sequence GTGTCCGAGCAACTCCCGCAGGTCGAGACCCTGTTCCTCCACGAACGCGACGGCGACGACGAGTTCACCGTCGTCGTCGAGCGCGACGGCTCGCGCGTTCTCCACGGCGTCCTCGAGCTGAAGGAAGCCAGTGCCGGCCCGCGCCCGCGTCGCTTTCGCGTCACGCAGAAGGGCGGCGAGGAACCCCGCCAGCCCGACCAGTTCGTCGAACTCGCGCGCAACGCGCGCCGCATCCGTATCTCCGAGCAGACGACCGCGCGGGCTCGCGACCGACTCACGGCGATGCTCGACGCCTATCAGATCGACGCCAAGCAGGTGCGTACCTGTCGCTACTGCGCGAACGCCGGGCGCTACTCCCCGGTCACGAGCGACACCGCGGTGAAGGCCGACCGAGACTGGATCTGCCCCGACTGCGCGAAACGGGAACTCGAACGCGAACTCTCCTACAAGGGGCAGTTCACCGGCAACGCCCAGGAGCGGCTGGAGGACCTCCTCTTCGAGGTACAGGACCTGGAGCGCATCACGAACCTCCTCCAGGGGAACCTCGACCCCGACCTCACGAAGTTCGACACCATCTCGGCGACGACCGACGAGATCGACCCGGTTCCGACCGACTCGCTGAACCTCCACCCCGCGCTGCAAGAGCGCGTCGAGGGGCGGTTCGACGAACTGCTGCCGGTGCAGAGCCTCTCGGTCGAGAACGGTCTGTTCGACGGCGACGACCAGCTCGTGGTGAGCGCGACGGCGACCGGGAAGACGCTCGTGGGCGAACTCGCCGGCGTCGACAACGCGCTCAACGGGAAGGGGAAGCTGCTGTTTCTCGTCCCGCTGGTCGCGCTCGCGAATCAGAAACACGAGGACTTCGAGGAGCGCTACGGCGACGTGCTCGACGTGACGATCCGCGTCGGCGCCTCCCGGATCAACGACGACGGCAACCGCTTCGACCCGAACGCCGACGTCATCGTCGGCACCTACGAGGGCATCGACCACGCGCTACGCACCGGCAAGGACATGGGTGATATCGGCACGGTCGTCATCGACGAGGTCCACACCCTGAAAGAGGAGAGGCGGGGCCACCGCCTCGACGGGATGATCTCCCGGCTGAAGCACTACTCCGAAAACCGGGGGTCGTCCGCGCAGTGGGTGTACCTCTCGGCGACCGTCGGTAACCCGGAGTTCCTCGCCGAGCGCCTCCGTGCGACGCTCATCGAGTTCGAGGAACGACCCGTTCCCATCGAACGCCACGTCACATTCGCCGACCAGCGCGAGAAGGTCGACATCGAACAGAAGCTCGTCAAACGCGAGTTCGATACGAAGTCTTCGAAGGGGTACCGCGGGCAGACGATCATCTTCACTAACTCCCGCAGACGCTGCCACGAGATCTCTCGGAAGCTGGAGTACGACTCCGCGCCGTATCACGCCGGGCTCGATTACAAGCGCCGCAAGACCGTCGAGCGCAAGTTCGGCAACCAGGACCTGGCGGCCGTCGTCACGACCGCCGCGCTCGCCGCCGGCGTCGACTTCCCCGCCTCACAGGTGATCTTCGACACGCTCGCGATGGGCATCGAGTGGCTCTCGGTACAGGAATTCGAGCAGATGCTCGGCCGGGCGGGGCGCCCCGACTACCACGACGAGGGGACGGTGTACGTGCTCGTCGAACCGGACGCGAGCTACCACTCCTCGATGGAAGGGACCGAAGACGAGACGGCGTTCAAGCTCCTGAAAGGGGAGATGGAAGACGTGACGACGGTGTACGACACCGCCTCCGCCGCCGAGGAGACGCTCGCGAACGTCGTCGTCGCCGGCACGGGCGCCAAGAAGCTCAACGACCGAATGATCGGCGAGGTCCCAACCACGCACGCGGTCGGGAAGCTGCTGGAGTGGGAGTTCATCGACGGGCTGGCCCCGACACCGTTGGGTCGCGCTGTCGCCGAGCACTTCCTCGCGCCCGACGACGCGTTCCGTATCCTCGACGGGATCCGGAAGGACCACCACCCATACGAGATCATCGGGGACATGGAGTTGGCAGACGAGGAACTGTAG
- a CDS encoding DUF7539 family protein codes for MADAPDRRQLVLEVRSQLDEWTARARSEAYAELFEGDDPVLSAEELRLLDAIDSRLERHGGDGVWGTDQYGIHSADDGQSTDALGVVCVYHPQVTSDSVLRGLDDLDDETEERINAALWTYAERVTERIDERLDEYLDRG; via the coding sequence ATGGCCGACGCTCCCGACCGCCGACAGCTCGTTCTCGAGGTTCGATCCCAGCTCGACGAATGGACGGCCCGCGCCCGCAGCGAGGCGTACGCCGAACTATTCGAGGGCGACGATCCGGTTCTCTCCGCGGAGGAACTCCGATTGCTCGATGCGATCGACTCGCGCCTTGAGCGTCACGGCGGCGACGGGGTCTGGGGAACCGACCAGTATGGAATCCATTCGGCCGACGACGGGCAGTCGACCGACGCGCTCGGGGTCGTCTGCGTGTACCATCCGCAGGTGACGAGCGACTCGGTTCTCCGCGGTCTCGACGACCTCGACGACGAGACCGAAGAGCGGATCAACGCGGCGCTGTGGACGTACGCCGAGCGCGTCACGGAACGGATCGACGAACGGCTCGATGAGTATCTCGACCGCGGTTGA
- a CDS encoding SLC13 family permease, with the protein MLFVFAVIFAALVLFVTEPVPVDITAIGILVALLLAGPVTAALAGAGLLAEPFELVTVEEGLSGFANPATLTVLAMFVLSEGVRMTGIVQRLGGFISRLTEDDESKQLGATIGVVGPISGLINNTAAVAILLPMVIDIAERGRTSPSKLLLPLSYASMFGGTLTLIGTSTNILASDLYATLAPADVARQFGMFEFLPLGLVLLVVGSAYLLTVGRWLTPARIKPRADLTEEFQMADYLTEVVVREDSPLVGQRVETALSETAFDIDLVQLVRNNRTFLEPFGQKEIRAGDVFAVRTDRGTLVELLDVEGLDLIPEVVDEAELETAEEAQNLVEVVVAPGSSLIGESLASASFRQRYDATVLAFRRGGELVRQRMDRIPLRVGDTLLVQASEASVERLDTNRNFILAREIETHDYRRSKTVVAAGIVGLVVGLAAANVLPIVVSALAGALAMVVTGCLKPSEVYDAVEWDVIFLLAGVIPLGIAMQTSGTAGLLADAIVASADVLSPVILLGAFYVVTALLTNVISNNASVVLMIPVALQVAAALGANPLAFAMAVTFAASTAFMTPVGYQTNLFVYGPGGYRFTDYVRVGAPLQALFAVVTTLGIPVVFGLGL; encoded by the coding sequence ATCCTGTTCGTCTTCGCGGTGATCTTCGCGGCGCTCGTGCTGTTCGTTACTGAACCCGTCCCGGTGGACATCACCGCCATCGGGATCCTCGTCGCGCTGCTGCTCGCCGGACCGGTCACGGCCGCCCTCGCGGGCGCCGGCCTGCTCGCGGAGCCGTTCGAACTCGTCACCGTCGAGGAGGGGCTGTCGGGGTTCGCGAACCCTGCGACGCTGACGGTACTCGCGATGTTCGTCCTCTCTGAGGGCGTCCGGATGACCGGGATCGTCCAGCGCCTCGGCGGGTTCATCTCGCGGCTCACTGAGGATGACGAGTCCAAGCAGTTGGGCGCCACCATCGGCGTCGTCGGGCCGATCTCCGGGCTGATCAACAACACCGCGGCCGTCGCGATCCTCCTCCCGATGGTAATCGACATCGCCGAGCGGGGCCGCACGTCGCCGTCGAAGCTGCTGCTCCCGCTGAGCTACGCCTCGATGTTCGGCGGCACGCTCACGCTCATCGGCACCTCCACCAACATCCTCGCGTCAGACCTGTACGCGACGCTGGCGCCGGCGGACGTGGCCCGCCAGTTCGGGATGTTCGAATTCCTCCCGCTCGGGCTCGTCCTGCTGGTCGTCGGATCGGCGTACCTCCTCACCGTCGGGCGGTGGCTTACCCCGGCCCGGATCAAGCCGCGCGCAGACCTCACCGAGGAGTTCCAGATGGCCGATTATCTGACCGAGGTCGTCGTCCGCGAGGACTCCCCGCTCGTGGGACAGCGCGTCGAGACGGCGCTCTCAGAGACGGCGTTCGACATCGACCTCGTCCAACTCGTCCGCAACAACCGGACGTTCCTCGAACCGTTCGGACAAAAGGAGATCCGCGCTGGCGACGTGTTCGCCGTGCGAACCGACCGGGGGACGCTGGTCGAGTTGCTCGACGTAGAGGGGCTCGACCTCATCCCCGAGGTCGTCGACGAGGCCGAATTGGAGACCGCAGAGGAGGCGCAAAACCTCGTGGAGGTCGTCGTCGCCCCCGGATCGTCGCTGATCGGCGAGTCGCTCGCCTCCGCCAGCTTCCGCCAGCGCTACGACGCGACCGTGCTCGCCTTCCGCCGTGGCGGTGAACTGGTCCGCCAGCGGATGGACCGAATCCCGCTCCGCGTCGGCGACACCCTGCTCGTGCAGGCGAGTGAGGCGTCCGTCGAACGCCTCGACACCAACCGGAACTTCATCCTCGCACGCGAGATCGAGACGCACGACTACCGGCGCTCGAAGACGGTCGTCGCCGCGGGCATCGTCGGACTCGTCGTCGGCCTCGCCGCCGCGAACGTGCTGCCGATCGTCGTCTCGGCGCTCGCGGGCGCGCTCGCGATGGTCGTCACCGGCTGTCTGAAGCCCAGCGAAGTGTATGATGCCGTCGAGTGGGATGTGATCTTCCTGCTCGCGGGCGTCATCCCGCTCGGCATCGCGATGCAGACGTCCGGCACCGCGGGTCTGTTGGCGGACGCGATCGTCGCGAGCGCGGACGTCCTCTCTCCGGTGATCCTCTTGGGCGCATTCTACGTCGTGACGGCCCTGCTGACGAACGTCATCTCGAACAACGCCAGCGTCGTGCTCATGATCCCGGTGGCCCTTCAGGTGGCCGCGGCGCTCGGCGCCAACCCCCTCGCGTTCGCGATGGCGGTGACGTTCGCGGCCTCGACGGCGTTCATGACGCCCGTTGGGTACCAGACGAACCTGTTCGTGTACGGCCCCGGCGGCTACCGCTTCACCGACTACGTGCGCGTGGGAGCGCCGCTGCAGGCGCTGTTCGCGGTCGTGACGACGCTCGGGATCCCGGTCGTGTTCGGGTTGGGGCTGTGA
- a CDS encoding selenium-binding protein SBP56-related protein → MSTDDPDHSADAHGHEHREVAGPGYPTPAAMRTESDREKTAFVMSLRVGMDVDGPDFVGVVDVDPDSDTYAELIDTVEMPNKGDELHHFGWNTCSSSCHAEGLTRDHLIVPGQRSSRIHIIDAADPRTPEIERVIEPEEVFEHDLSAPHTVHCVPEGKIVISMLGNADGELPGGFLQLDQDDFSIDGHWEVDSGPMEMNYDYWYQPRHGVMISSEWAAPETYYPGFDLEDVEAGKYGDSIHIWDWETREHRQTLSFDEEGLIPLEVRMPHNPEETEGYVGAALSSNILRFWEADDGTWDWEKVIDIEDREHPDWDMPVPGLVTDLLVSLDDQYLFFSNWLHGDVRMYDVSDTGSPRLVDQVWAGGNFGDRQTVGDYDIRGAPQMLQLSRDGRRLYWTTSLFSTWDNQFYPEMGEEGSLMLKADVHPEEGRMELDEEFVVDFGDAPGGPARAHEIRWPGGDCTSDVWQ, encoded by the coding sequence ATGAGTACTGACGACCCCGATCACTCCGCCGACGCACACGGTCACGAGCACCGCGAAGTAGCGGGGCCGGGGTATCCGACCCCGGCGGCGATGCGTACCGAATCGGACCGCGAGAAGACCGCCTTCGTCATGTCGCTTCGAGTCGGGATGGACGTTGACGGCCCCGACTTCGTCGGTGTCGTGGACGTCGACCCCGACTCCGACACCTACGCGGAACTGATCGACACCGTCGAGATGCCGAACAAGGGCGACGAACTCCACCACTTCGGCTGGAACACCTGTTCGTCCTCGTGTCACGCCGAGGGGCTCACCCGGGACCACCTGATCGTCCCGGGGCAACGCTCCTCTCGGATCCACATCATCGACGCTGCCGACCCCCGGACCCCGGAGATCGAGCGGGTGATCGAACCCGAGGAGGTGTTCGAGCACGACCTCTCGGCGCCGCACACGGTCCACTGCGTCCCCGAGGGAAAGATCGTCATCAGCATGCTCGGCAACGCCGACGGCGAACTCCCCGGCGGCTTCCTCCAACTCGACCAAGACGACTTCTCCATCGACGGCCACTGGGAGGTCGACAGCGGTCCGATGGAGATGAACTACGACTACTGGTATCAGCCCCGCCACGGGGTGATGATCTCCAGCGAGTGGGCCGCCCCGGAGACGTACTACCCGGGCTTCGACCTGGAGGACGTGGAGGCTGGCAAGTACGGTGACAGCATCCACATCTGGGACTGGGAGACGAGGGAACACCGACAGACCCTCTCGTTCGACGAGGAGGGGCTGATCCCGCTGGAGGTGCGGATGCCCCACAACCCCGAGGAGACGGAGGGGTACGTCGGCGCCGCGCTCTCCTCGAACATCCTCCGTTTCTGGGAGGCAGACGATGGGACCTGGGACTGGGAGAAAGTCATCGACATCGAGGACCGCGAACATCCCGACTGGGACATGCCGGTCCCGGGCCTCGTGACGGACCTGCTCGTCTCGCTGGACGACCAGTATCTGTTCTTCTCGAACTGGCTCCACGGCGACGTGCGGATGTACGACGTCAGCGACACGGGGAGCCCCCGGCTGGTGGACCAGGTGTGGGCCGGCGGCAACTTCGGCGACCGACAGACGGTCGGCGACTACGACATCCGTGGCGCCCCGCAGATGCTCCAGCTCTCCCGCGACGGGCGCCGTCTCTACTGGACCACGTCGCTGTTCTCCACCTGGGACAACCAGTTCTACCCCGAGATGGGCGAGGAGGGGTCGCTGATGCTGAAGGCGGACGTGCATCCCGAGGAGGGACGCATGGAACTCGACGAGGAGTTCGTCGTCGACTTCGGCGACGCGCCCGGCGGCCCGGCCCGCGCCCACGAGATCCGCTGGCCCGGCGGCGACTGTACCAGCGACGTCTGGCAGTAG